In Equus przewalskii isolate Varuska chromosome 15, EquPr2, whole genome shotgun sequence, a single genomic region encodes these proteins:
- the ATRIP gene encoding ATR-interacting protein isoform X1, which translates to MCVIPPRPPAGSSLGRELGGVALAAEASGGARAVGPALRTRGDQAVLGAFGDCLVVGMAGTPAPGSRRRSGPPAPSPGPPPSTGHPPSKRARGFPAAAAPDPEDPFGAHGDFTADDLEELDTLASQALSQCPAAARDVFNVHKVPRLDGMSKNPAGKNRESVPVKDNFELEVLQAQYKELKEKMKAMEDEVLIKNGEIKILRDSLHQTESILEEQRRSHFLLEQEKTQALSDKEKEFSKKLQSLQSELQFKDAEMNELRTKLQSSERANKLAAPSTSYVSPRKSPSTVIKPEACSPQFGKPSFPTKESFSANMSLPCPCQTETGHKSLLGREVTENKTHSLGGDPIKQEESQKSLGDSWMQTSNTQGSILINLLLKQPLIPGSSLGLCHLLSSCSEAPSGTLLQPPGFGSTLAGMSSLRTTGSRDGSFPLSALREAQNLAITGLNLVARNEGSCDGDPAEGGRRAFPLCQLPGAVHLLPLVQFFISLHCQALQDLAATKRSGAPGDSPTHSSCVSSGVEASPEDSVCNLEAFSVASLSILQHLVCHSGAVVCLLLSGTGVDSTAREGNQSLVHRHGQKDVTSAPRGLADDQGQHPLLKMLLQLLTFSSAATGHLQASVLSQCLKVLVKLAENASFDFLPRFQCVFRVLTQCLSPETPLPSVLLTVELLCLLVDHEKLLPQLCSHSEGCLLLLLYMYITSRPDKAASETQWLQLEQEAVWLLAKLGVQSPSSPVTGSNCQCNVEVVRALTVMLHRQWLTVRRTGGPPRTDQQKRTVRCLRDTVLLLHSLSQKDKLFSVHCVEVLHQYDQVMPGVSMLIRGLPDVTDCEEAALDDLCAAEPDVDDPEMDCG; encoded by the exons ATGTGTGTCATTCCTCCGCGCCCGCCGGCTGGCAGCTCATTGGGCCGTGAGCTCGGGGGCGTGGCCCTAGCGGCTGAGGCGAGCGGAGGCGCGCGGGCGGTTGGTCCTGCTCTCCGGACTCGCGGCGACCAGGCCGTGCTCGGTGCTTTCGGAGACTGCCTGGTGGTGGGCATGGCTGGAACCCCCGCGCCGGGCAGCAGGAGGCGGAGCGGGCCCCCGGCGCCTAGCCCCGGCCCGCCGCCCAGCACCGGGCACCCTCCAAGTAAGCGGGCCCGGGGCTTCCCCGCGGCTGCCGCCCCAGACCCCGAAGACCCGTTCGGCGCGCACGGGGATTTCACCGCCGACGATCTGGAGGAGCTCGACACCCTCGCGTCACAGGCCCTGAGCCAATGCCCGGCCGCGGCTCGGGACGTGTTCA ATGTTCATAAGGTCCCCAGATTAGATGGGATGTCAAAAAATCCTGcagggaaaaacagagaaagtgtTCCAGTTAAAGATAATTTTGAATTAGAGGTACTTCAGGCACAATACAAAGAACTTAAAGAAAAG ATGAAGGCAATGGAAGATGAAGTCCtcattaaaaatggagaaattaaaattttgcgGGACTCACTGCATCAAACAGAATCCATTCTAGAGGAACAGAGAAGATCCCATTTCCTTCTTGAGCAAGAAAAAACTCAAGCACTCAGtgataaagaaaaggaattctCCAAAAAG CTCCAATCATTGCAGTCTGAACTCCAGTTTAAAGATGCAGAGATGAATGAATTAAGGACAAAGCTTCAAAGCAGTGAGCGAGCAAATAAACTCgctgctccctccacctcctATGTCAG TCCTAGGAAAAGCCCTTCTACGGTTATAAAGCCAGAAGCATGTTCTCCACAGTTTGGAAAACCATCTTTCCCTACGAAGGAGTCTTTTAGTGCTAACAtgtcccttccctgcccctgccAGACAGAAACAGGACACAAGTCCCTGCTGGGCAGAGAGG TTACAGAGAATAAGACCCACAGTCTGGGAGGTGACCCCATAAAGCAGGAAGAGTCCCAGAAAAGCCTTGGTGACAGCTGGATGCAGACATCAAACACTCAAG GTTCCATTTTGATAAACCTTCTCCTGAAGCAGCCTTTGATCCCAGGGTCATCCCTAGGTCTGTGCCATCTCCTGAGCAGTTGTTCTGAGGCTCCTAGTGGCACTCTGTTGCAGCCACCAGGGTTTGGCAG TACCTTGGCTGGGATGTCAAGCCTGAGGACTACAGGTTCCCGCGATGGGTCATTTCCCCTCTCGGCCCTGAGAGAAGCACAGAATCTGGCCATTACTGGACTGAATCTGGTTGCCAGGAATGAAGGCTCGTGTGATGGAGAcccagcagagggaggcagaagggccTTCCCACTCTGCCAGCTTCCTGGAGCTGTGCATCTCCTCCCCCTGGTACAATTCTTTATCAGCTTACACTGCCAGGCTCTGCAGGATTTGGCAGCAACTAAGAGAAGTGGAGCACCTGGGGACTCACCGACACATTCCTCCTGCGTGAGCTCCGGGGTAGAGGCCAGCCCCGAGGACTCAGTTTGCAACCTAGAAGCCTTCTCTGTGGCTTCACTTAGCATTCTTCAGCACCTGGTGTGCCACAGCGGAGCAGTCGTCTGCCTATTACTGTCAGGAACAGGGGTGGATTCCACTGCGAGGGAAGGAAACCAGAGCCTGGTTCATAGACATGGTCAGAAGGATGTGACCTCAGCCCCAAGGGGGCTTGCCGATGACCAAGGCCAGCATCCACTGTTGAAGATGCTTCTTCAGCTGTTGACTTTCTCTTCTGCAGCAACAGGTCACCTTCAAGCCAGTGTCCTCAGCCAGTGCCTTAAGGTTTTGGTGAAATTAGCTGAAAACGCTTCCTTTGATTTCTTACCCAG GTTCCAGTGTGTGTTCCGGGTGCTGACACAGTGCCTCAGCCCAGAGACACCCCTGCCTAGTGTGCTGCTGACTGTTgagctcctctgcctcctggtggACCACGAGAAGCTCTTGCCTCAGCTCTGCTCCCACTCAG AAGgctgcctcctcctgctgctATACATGTACATCACGTCAAGGCCTGACAAAGCGGCTTCGGAGACACAGTGGCTTCAACTGGAACAAGAG GCCGTGTGGCTCCTGGCTAAGCTTGGTGTGCAGAGCCCCTCCTCCCCGGTCACTGGCTCCAACTGCCAGTGCAACGTGGAG GTGGTGAGAGCGCTGACAGTGATGCTGCACAGACAGTGGCTGACAGTGCGGAGGACAGGGGGGCCTCCAAGGACTGACCAGCAGAAGCGGACAGTGCGGTGTCTGCGGGACACAGTGCTGCTGCTGCACAGCCTGTCCCAGAAAGACAAGCTCTTCAGTGTGCACTGTGTGGAGGTCCTGCATCAGTATGACCAGGTGATGCCAGGGGTCAGCATGCTGATTCGAGGGCTTCCTGACGTGACAGACTGTGAAG AGGCAGCCCTGGATGACCTCTGTGCCGCCGAACCTGACGTGGATGACCCTGAGATGGACTGTGGCTGA
- the ATRIP gene encoding ATR-interacting protein isoform X2, with amino-acid sequence MCVIPPRPPAGSSLGRELGGVALAAEASGGARAVGPALRTRGDQAVLGAFGDCLVVGMAGTPAPGSRRRSGPPAPSPGPPPSTGHPPSKRARGFPAAAAPDPEDPFGAHGDFTADDLEELDTLASQALSQCPAAARDVFNVHKVPRLDGMSKNPAGKNRESVPVKDNFELEVLQAQYKELKEKMKAMEDEVLIKNGEIKILRDSLHQTESILEEQRRSHFLLEQEKTQALSDKEKEFSKKLQSLQSELQFKDAEMNELRTKLQSSERANKLAAPSTSYVSPRKSPSTVIKPEACSPQFGKPSFPTKESFSANMSLPCPCQTETGHKSLLGREVTENKTHSLGGDPIKQEESQKSLGDSWMQTSNTQGSILINLLLKQPLIPGSSLGLCHLLSSCSEAPSGTLLQPPGFGSTLAGMSSLRTTGSRDGSFPLSALREAQNLAITGLNLVARNEGSCDGDPAEGGRRAFPLCQLPGAVHLLPLVQFFISLHCQALQDLAATKRSGAPGDSPTHSSCVSSGVEASPEDSVCNLEAFSVASLSILQHLVCHSGAVVCLLLSGTGVDSTAREGNQSLVHRHGQKDVTSAPRGLADDQGQHPLLKMLLQLLTFSSAATGHLQASVLSQCLKVLVKLAENASFDFLPRFQCVFRVLTQCLSPETPLPSVLLTVELLCLLVDHEKLLPQLCSHSGCLLLLLYMYITSRPDKAASETQWLQLEQEAVWLLAKLGVQSPSSPVTGSNCQCNVEVVRALTVMLHRQWLTVRRTGGPPRTDQQKRTVRCLRDTVLLLHSLSQKDKLFSVHCVEVLHQYDQVMPGVSMLIRGLPDVTDCEEAALDDLCAAEPDVDDPEMDCG; translated from the exons ATGTGTGTCATTCCTCCGCGCCCGCCGGCTGGCAGCTCATTGGGCCGTGAGCTCGGGGGCGTGGCCCTAGCGGCTGAGGCGAGCGGAGGCGCGCGGGCGGTTGGTCCTGCTCTCCGGACTCGCGGCGACCAGGCCGTGCTCGGTGCTTTCGGAGACTGCCTGGTGGTGGGCATGGCTGGAACCCCCGCGCCGGGCAGCAGGAGGCGGAGCGGGCCCCCGGCGCCTAGCCCCGGCCCGCCGCCCAGCACCGGGCACCCTCCAAGTAAGCGGGCCCGGGGCTTCCCCGCGGCTGCCGCCCCAGACCCCGAAGACCCGTTCGGCGCGCACGGGGATTTCACCGCCGACGATCTGGAGGAGCTCGACACCCTCGCGTCACAGGCCCTGAGCCAATGCCCGGCCGCGGCTCGGGACGTGTTCA ATGTTCATAAGGTCCCCAGATTAGATGGGATGTCAAAAAATCCTGcagggaaaaacagagaaagtgtTCCAGTTAAAGATAATTTTGAATTAGAGGTACTTCAGGCACAATACAAAGAACTTAAAGAAAAG ATGAAGGCAATGGAAGATGAAGTCCtcattaaaaatggagaaattaaaattttgcgGGACTCACTGCATCAAACAGAATCCATTCTAGAGGAACAGAGAAGATCCCATTTCCTTCTTGAGCAAGAAAAAACTCAAGCACTCAGtgataaagaaaaggaattctCCAAAAAG CTCCAATCATTGCAGTCTGAACTCCAGTTTAAAGATGCAGAGATGAATGAATTAAGGACAAAGCTTCAAAGCAGTGAGCGAGCAAATAAACTCgctgctccctccacctcctATGTCAG TCCTAGGAAAAGCCCTTCTACGGTTATAAAGCCAGAAGCATGTTCTCCACAGTTTGGAAAACCATCTTTCCCTACGAAGGAGTCTTTTAGTGCTAACAtgtcccttccctgcccctgccAGACAGAAACAGGACACAAGTCCCTGCTGGGCAGAGAGG TTACAGAGAATAAGACCCACAGTCTGGGAGGTGACCCCATAAAGCAGGAAGAGTCCCAGAAAAGCCTTGGTGACAGCTGGATGCAGACATCAAACACTCAAG GTTCCATTTTGATAAACCTTCTCCTGAAGCAGCCTTTGATCCCAGGGTCATCCCTAGGTCTGTGCCATCTCCTGAGCAGTTGTTCTGAGGCTCCTAGTGGCACTCTGTTGCAGCCACCAGGGTTTGGCAG TACCTTGGCTGGGATGTCAAGCCTGAGGACTACAGGTTCCCGCGATGGGTCATTTCCCCTCTCGGCCCTGAGAGAAGCACAGAATCTGGCCATTACTGGACTGAATCTGGTTGCCAGGAATGAAGGCTCGTGTGATGGAGAcccagcagagggaggcagaagggccTTCCCACTCTGCCAGCTTCCTGGAGCTGTGCATCTCCTCCCCCTGGTACAATTCTTTATCAGCTTACACTGCCAGGCTCTGCAGGATTTGGCAGCAACTAAGAGAAGTGGAGCACCTGGGGACTCACCGACACATTCCTCCTGCGTGAGCTCCGGGGTAGAGGCCAGCCCCGAGGACTCAGTTTGCAACCTAGAAGCCTTCTCTGTGGCTTCACTTAGCATTCTTCAGCACCTGGTGTGCCACAGCGGAGCAGTCGTCTGCCTATTACTGTCAGGAACAGGGGTGGATTCCACTGCGAGGGAAGGAAACCAGAGCCTGGTTCATAGACATGGTCAGAAGGATGTGACCTCAGCCCCAAGGGGGCTTGCCGATGACCAAGGCCAGCATCCACTGTTGAAGATGCTTCTTCAGCTGTTGACTTTCTCTTCTGCAGCAACAGGTCACCTTCAAGCCAGTGTCCTCAGCCAGTGCCTTAAGGTTTTGGTGAAATTAGCTGAAAACGCTTCCTTTGATTTCTTACCCAG GTTCCAGTGTGTGTTCCGGGTGCTGACACAGTGCCTCAGCCCAGAGACACCCCTGCCTAGTGTGCTGCTGACTGTTgagctcctctgcctcctggtggACCACGAGAAGCTCTTGCCTCAGCTCTGCTCCCACTCAG gctgcctcctcctgctgctATACATGTACATCACGTCAAGGCCTGACAAAGCGGCTTCGGAGACACAGTGGCTTCAACTGGAACAAGAG GCCGTGTGGCTCCTGGCTAAGCTTGGTGTGCAGAGCCCCTCCTCCCCGGTCACTGGCTCCAACTGCCAGTGCAACGTGGAG GTGGTGAGAGCGCTGACAGTGATGCTGCACAGACAGTGGCTGACAGTGCGGAGGACAGGGGGGCCTCCAAGGACTGACCAGCAGAAGCGGACAGTGCGGTGTCTGCGGGACACAGTGCTGCTGCTGCACAGCCTGTCCCAGAAAGACAAGCTCTTCAGTGTGCACTGTGTGGAGGTCCTGCATCAGTATGACCAGGTGATGCCAGGGGTCAGCATGCTGATTCGAGGGCTTCCTGACGTGACAGACTGTGAAG AGGCAGCCCTGGATGACCTCTGTGCCGCCGAACCTGACGTGGATGACCCTGAGATGGACTGTGGCTGA
- the ATRIP gene encoding ATR-interacting protein isoform X6, with translation MCVIPPRPPAGSSLGRELGGVALAAEASGGARAVGPALRTRGDQAVLGAFGDCLVVGMAGTPAPGSRRRSGPPAPSPGPPPSTGHPPSKRARGFPAAAAPDPEDPFGAHGDFTADDLEELDTLASQALSQCPAAARDVFNVHKVPRLDGMSKNPAGKNRESVPVKDNFELEVLQAQYKELKEKMKAMEDEVLIKNGEIKILRDSLHQTESILEEQRRSHFLLEQEKTQALSDKEKEFSKKLQSLQSELQFKDAEMNELRTKLQSSERANKLAAPSTSYVSPRKSPSTVIKPEACSPQFGKPSFPTKESFSANMSLPCPCQTETGHKSLLGREENKTHSLGGDPIKQEESQKSLGDSWMQTSNTQGSILINLLLKQPLIPGSSLGLCHLLSSCSEAPSGTLLQPPGFGSTLAGMSSLRTTGSRDGSFPLSALREAQNLAITGLNLVARNEGSCDGDPAEGGRRAFPLCQLPGAVHLLPLVQFFISLHCQALQDLAATKRSGAPGDSPTHSSCVSSGVEASPEDSVCNLEAFSVASLSILQHLVCHSGAVVCLLLSGTGVDSTAREGNQSLVHRHGQKDVTSAPRGLADDQGQHPLLKMLLQLLTFSSAATGHLQASVLSQCLKVLVKLAENASFDFLPRFQCVFRVLTQCLSPETPLPSVLLTVELLCLLVDHEKLLPQLCSHSEGCLLLLLYMYITSRPDKAASETQWLQLEQEAVWLLAKLGVQSPSSPVTGSNCQCNVEVVRALTVMLHRQWLTVRRTGGPPRTDQQKRTVRCLRDTVLLLHSLSQKDKLFSVHCVEVLHQYDQVMPGVSMLIRGLPDVTDCEVTEGARPGRGRD, from the exons ATGTGTGTCATTCCTCCGCGCCCGCCGGCTGGCAGCTCATTGGGCCGTGAGCTCGGGGGCGTGGCCCTAGCGGCTGAGGCGAGCGGAGGCGCGCGGGCGGTTGGTCCTGCTCTCCGGACTCGCGGCGACCAGGCCGTGCTCGGTGCTTTCGGAGACTGCCTGGTGGTGGGCATGGCTGGAACCCCCGCGCCGGGCAGCAGGAGGCGGAGCGGGCCCCCGGCGCCTAGCCCCGGCCCGCCGCCCAGCACCGGGCACCCTCCAAGTAAGCGGGCCCGGGGCTTCCCCGCGGCTGCCGCCCCAGACCCCGAAGACCCGTTCGGCGCGCACGGGGATTTCACCGCCGACGATCTGGAGGAGCTCGACACCCTCGCGTCACAGGCCCTGAGCCAATGCCCGGCCGCGGCTCGGGACGTGTTCA ATGTTCATAAGGTCCCCAGATTAGATGGGATGTCAAAAAATCCTGcagggaaaaacagagaaagtgtTCCAGTTAAAGATAATTTTGAATTAGAGGTACTTCAGGCACAATACAAAGAACTTAAAGAAAAG ATGAAGGCAATGGAAGATGAAGTCCtcattaaaaatggagaaattaaaattttgcgGGACTCACTGCATCAAACAGAATCCATTCTAGAGGAACAGAGAAGATCCCATTTCCTTCTTGAGCAAGAAAAAACTCAAGCACTCAGtgataaagaaaaggaattctCCAAAAAG CTCCAATCATTGCAGTCTGAACTCCAGTTTAAAGATGCAGAGATGAATGAATTAAGGACAAAGCTTCAAAGCAGTGAGCGAGCAAATAAACTCgctgctccctccacctcctATGTCAG TCCTAGGAAAAGCCCTTCTACGGTTATAAAGCCAGAAGCATGTTCTCCACAGTTTGGAAAACCATCTTTCCCTACGAAGGAGTCTTTTAGTGCTAACAtgtcccttccctgcccctgccAGACAGAAACAGGACACAAGTCCCTGCTGGGCAGAGAGG AGAATAAGACCCACAGTCTGGGAGGTGACCCCATAAAGCAGGAAGAGTCCCAGAAAAGCCTTGGTGACAGCTGGATGCAGACATCAAACACTCAAG GTTCCATTTTGATAAACCTTCTCCTGAAGCAGCCTTTGATCCCAGGGTCATCCCTAGGTCTGTGCCATCTCCTGAGCAGTTGTTCTGAGGCTCCTAGTGGCACTCTGTTGCAGCCACCAGGGTTTGGCAG TACCTTGGCTGGGATGTCAAGCCTGAGGACTACAGGTTCCCGCGATGGGTCATTTCCCCTCTCGGCCCTGAGAGAAGCACAGAATCTGGCCATTACTGGACTGAATCTGGTTGCCAGGAATGAAGGCTCGTGTGATGGAGAcccagcagagggaggcagaagggccTTCCCACTCTGCCAGCTTCCTGGAGCTGTGCATCTCCTCCCCCTGGTACAATTCTTTATCAGCTTACACTGCCAGGCTCTGCAGGATTTGGCAGCAACTAAGAGAAGTGGAGCACCTGGGGACTCACCGACACATTCCTCCTGCGTGAGCTCCGGGGTAGAGGCCAGCCCCGAGGACTCAGTTTGCAACCTAGAAGCCTTCTCTGTGGCTTCACTTAGCATTCTTCAGCACCTGGTGTGCCACAGCGGAGCAGTCGTCTGCCTATTACTGTCAGGAACAGGGGTGGATTCCACTGCGAGGGAAGGAAACCAGAGCCTGGTTCATAGACATGGTCAGAAGGATGTGACCTCAGCCCCAAGGGGGCTTGCCGATGACCAAGGCCAGCATCCACTGTTGAAGATGCTTCTTCAGCTGTTGACTTTCTCTTCTGCAGCAACAGGTCACCTTCAAGCCAGTGTCCTCAGCCAGTGCCTTAAGGTTTTGGTGAAATTAGCTGAAAACGCTTCCTTTGATTTCTTACCCAG GTTCCAGTGTGTGTTCCGGGTGCTGACACAGTGCCTCAGCCCAGAGACACCCCTGCCTAGTGTGCTGCTGACTGTTgagctcctctgcctcctggtggACCACGAGAAGCTCTTGCCTCAGCTCTGCTCCCACTCAG AAGgctgcctcctcctgctgctATACATGTACATCACGTCAAGGCCTGACAAAGCGGCTTCGGAGACACAGTGGCTTCAACTGGAACAAGAG GCCGTGTGGCTCCTGGCTAAGCTTGGTGTGCAGAGCCCCTCCTCCCCGGTCACTGGCTCCAACTGCCAGTGCAACGTGGAG GTGGTGAGAGCGCTGACAGTGATGCTGCACAGACAGTGGCTGACAGTGCGGAGGACAGGGGGGCCTCCAAGGACTGACCAGCAGAAGCGGACAGTGCGGTGTCTGCGGGACACAGTGCTGCTGCTGCACAGCCTGTCCCAGAAAGACAAGCTCTTCAGTGTGCACTGTGTGGAGGTCCTGCATCAGTATGACCAGGTGATGCCAGGGGTCAGCATGCTGATTCGAGGGCTTCCTGACGTGACAGACTGTGAAG TAACTGAGGGAGCAAGGCCTGGGCGTGGAAGGGACTG A
- the ATRIP gene encoding ATR-interacting protein isoform X3 has product MCVIPPRPPAGSSLGRELGGVALAAEASGGARAVGPALRTRGDQAVLGAFGDCLVVGMAGTPAPGSRRRSGPPAPSPGPPPSTGHPPSKRARGFPAAAAPDPEDPFGAHGDFTADDLEELDTLASQALSQCPAAARDVFNVHKVPRLDGMSKNPAGKNRESVPVKDNFELEVLQAQYKELKEKMKAMEDEVLIKNGEIKILRDSLHQTESILEEQRRSHFLLEQEKTQALSDKEKEFSKKLQSLQSELQFKDAEMNELRTKLQSSERANKLAAPSTSYVSPRKSPSTVIKPEACSPQFGKPSFPTKESFSANMSLPCPCQTETGHKSLLGREENKTHSLGGDPIKQEESQKSLGDSWMQTSNTQGSILINLLLKQPLIPGSSLGLCHLLSSCSEAPSGTLLQPPGFGSTLAGMSSLRTTGSRDGSFPLSALREAQNLAITGLNLVARNEGSCDGDPAEGGRRAFPLCQLPGAVHLLPLVQFFISLHCQALQDLAATKRSGAPGDSPTHSSCVSSGVEASPEDSVCNLEAFSVASLSILQHLVCHSGAVVCLLLSGTGVDSTAREGNQSLVHRHGQKDVTSAPRGLADDQGQHPLLKMLLQLLTFSSAATGHLQASVLSQCLKVLVKLAENASFDFLPRFQCVFRVLTQCLSPETPLPSVLLTVELLCLLVDHEKLLPQLCSHSEGCLLLLLYMYITSRPDKAASETQWLQLEQEAVWLLAKLGVQSPSSPVTGSNCQCNVEVVRALTVMLHRQWLTVRRTGGPPRTDQQKRTVRCLRDTVLLLHSLSQKDKLFSVHCVEVLHQYDQVMPGVSMLIRGLPDVTDCEEAALDDLCAAEPDVDDPEMDCG; this is encoded by the exons ATGTGTGTCATTCCTCCGCGCCCGCCGGCTGGCAGCTCATTGGGCCGTGAGCTCGGGGGCGTGGCCCTAGCGGCTGAGGCGAGCGGAGGCGCGCGGGCGGTTGGTCCTGCTCTCCGGACTCGCGGCGACCAGGCCGTGCTCGGTGCTTTCGGAGACTGCCTGGTGGTGGGCATGGCTGGAACCCCCGCGCCGGGCAGCAGGAGGCGGAGCGGGCCCCCGGCGCCTAGCCCCGGCCCGCCGCCCAGCACCGGGCACCCTCCAAGTAAGCGGGCCCGGGGCTTCCCCGCGGCTGCCGCCCCAGACCCCGAAGACCCGTTCGGCGCGCACGGGGATTTCACCGCCGACGATCTGGAGGAGCTCGACACCCTCGCGTCACAGGCCCTGAGCCAATGCCCGGCCGCGGCTCGGGACGTGTTCA ATGTTCATAAGGTCCCCAGATTAGATGGGATGTCAAAAAATCCTGcagggaaaaacagagaaagtgtTCCAGTTAAAGATAATTTTGAATTAGAGGTACTTCAGGCACAATACAAAGAACTTAAAGAAAAG ATGAAGGCAATGGAAGATGAAGTCCtcattaaaaatggagaaattaaaattttgcgGGACTCACTGCATCAAACAGAATCCATTCTAGAGGAACAGAGAAGATCCCATTTCCTTCTTGAGCAAGAAAAAACTCAAGCACTCAGtgataaagaaaaggaattctCCAAAAAG CTCCAATCATTGCAGTCTGAACTCCAGTTTAAAGATGCAGAGATGAATGAATTAAGGACAAAGCTTCAAAGCAGTGAGCGAGCAAATAAACTCgctgctccctccacctcctATGTCAG TCCTAGGAAAAGCCCTTCTACGGTTATAAAGCCAGAAGCATGTTCTCCACAGTTTGGAAAACCATCTTTCCCTACGAAGGAGTCTTTTAGTGCTAACAtgtcccttccctgcccctgccAGACAGAAACAGGACACAAGTCCCTGCTGGGCAGAGAGG AGAATAAGACCCACAGTCTGGGAGGTGACCCCATAAAGCAGGAAGAGTCCCAGAAAAGCCTTGGTGACAGCTGGATGCAGACATCAAACACTCAAG GTTCCATTTTGATAAACCTTCTCCTGAAGCAGCCTTTGATCCCAGGGTCATCCCTAGGTCTGTGCCATCTCCTGAGCAGTTGTTCTGAGGCTCCTAGTGGCACTCTGTTGCAGCCACCAGGGTTTGGCAG TACCTTGGCTGGGATGTCAAGCCTGAGGACTACAGGTTCCCGCGATGGGTCATTTCCCCTCTCGGCCCTGAGAGAAGCACAGAATCTGGCCATTACTGGACTGAATCTGGTTGCCAGGAATGAAGGCTCGTGTGATGGAGAcccagcagagggaggcagaagggccTTCCCACTCTGCCAGCTTCCTGGAGCTGTGCATCTCCTCCCCCTGGTACAATTCTTTATCAGCTTACACTGCCAGGCTCTGCAGGATTTGGCAGCAACTAAGAGAAGTGGAGCACCTGGGGACTCACCGACACATTCCTCCTGCGTGAGCTCCGGGGTAGAGGCCAGCCCCGAGGACTCAGTTTGCAACCTAGAAGCCTTCTCTGTGGCTTCACTTAGCATTCTTCAGCACCTGGTGTGCCACAGCGGAGCAGTCGTCTGCCTATTACTGTCAGGAACAGGGGTGGATTCCACTGCGAGGGAAGGAAACCAGAGCCTGGTTCATAGACATGGTCAGAAGGATGTGACCTCAGCCCCAAGGGGGCTTGCCGATGACCAAGGCCAGCATCCACTGTTGAAGATGCTTCTTCAGCTGTTGACTTTCTCTTCTGCAGCAACAGGTCACCTTCAAGCCAGTGTCCTCAGCCAGTGCCTTAAGGTTTTGGTGAAATTAGCTGAAAACGCTTCCTTTGATTTCTTACCCAG GTTCCAGTGTGTGTTCCGGGTGCTGACACAGTGCCTCAGCCCAGAGACACCCCTGCCTAGTGTGCTGCTGACTGTTgagctcctctgcctcctggtggACCACGAGAAGCTCTTGCCTCAGCTCTGCTCCCACTCAG AAGgctgcctcctcctgctgctATACATGTACATCACGTCAAGGCCTGACAAAGCGGCTTCGGAGACACAGTGGCTTCAACTGGAACAAGAG GCCGTGTGGCTCCTGGCTAAGCTTGGTGTGCAGAGCCCCTCCTCCCCGGTCACTGGCTCCAACTGCCAGTGCAACGTGGAG GTGGTGAGAGCGCTGACAGTGATGCTGCACAGACAGTGGCTGACAGTGCGGAGGACAGGGGGGCCTCCAAGGACTGACCAGCAGAAGCGGACAGTGCGGTGTCTGCGGGACACAGTGCTGCTGCTGCACAGCCTGTCCCAGAAAGACAAGCTCTTCAGTGTGCACTGTGTGGAGGTCCTGCATCAGTATGACCAGGTGATGCCAGGGGTCAGCATGCTGATTCGAGGGCTTCCTGACGTGACAGACTGTGAAG AGGCAGCCCTGGATGACCTCTGTGCCGCCGAACCTGACGTGGATGACCCTGAGATGGACTGTGGCTGA